Genomic segment of Malania oleifera isolate guangnan ecotype guangnan chromosome 7, ASM2987363v1, whole genome shotgun sequence:
catacacacacatgtgCAGTACTTTAGGATAAAGTGATATGTGACCATCATGGCCATGTGCGTTACACAGGAAGAGGAGAGTGGTAGGGGCacattgtaatgacctgctatttaaatgggttatatatatactataacatttgaaatgctctgataccaaattggattaaacccaatcatcaactcAAACAGcaggaagcagaaatcaaataaacataaccatacgtaattatatacaataccagagtgctaaagtgtttcccaaaatatacatatatatctgttttccaaaataccctcaactggctagggctataaaAAAATACTTCCGAAAATACTAACACTACTGTCAGGGCTCTAtctatgagcctgatctgctcgtttacctggatcacctgaaaaatgttaaaataattgggatgagccaacgctcagtaagacgaaatatgttattactagtgtgtggaaaatgagttacaatactgtgaaaatctattactatatatacatgtatcactgaatctgtaaagtacaatatTAGTAATATAATCTTCATTTTTTACCcattgcttaacatttctgtactttaggtttctactcaaaatactgctaatatatatatatatatatatatatatatatatatatatatttctgtttCTATAAACCTGTATAagcatagtaataactgtaaactttcctGTGAATAactgtgtatcatgatttaacccctcatgacagcattgtgcggcccgtaggcgggatttaccctgactggccaaccaagaataaatcactatactccatagtctgatcagccctcctcaacccatatctgatggggagcctgtccactcatgggctctatgTGATCGAcatttataccacgtattatctgaataggtggttgcactctatatactgtatgtagctatggtaccatgttctgtaaactgtatggtccaacagggtatgatattatataatacatctctatatacaactatctgtcttaccatgattctgtaataactatataaatcATGACGCTGTGAAAAATTgaatctatatcaactgtgtttctgcaattaactgtaaatctgtatgtcagggtactgtaaaactgtataatcatggtatttctgtaattgctataaaatatattcactgtctgtatattctgtaaaacataactcaggaaaatactgtaaaacatatttatgtattatatctatattctcaagccacacaataattcttaaacatattaatcatacttgataaactatataaatctctactgtgaataatactctggtagaacattcataattttatactgaaatcatactcaaataacctagcatagcatatttcccttacctgtttcttgctaaaatcccctactataatgggtccaacacccgcagggttctccactcaataccctgaaaactataaatctaaaaaaaaacattactatttctacgtctattacatttcttgcAACTGTTGGAaactcaaattccgaataaaagaccttaccctggatttgggatgaatcccaATTTCGCTCCACCGACAAACCGCTCCGATAGACatgaagagaacttcgccaagagcgtcgtggtggcttcagatagtCGATCCGGCAATTGACAAgatcgaaatcgaagagagatagaagaggggtcgtaggagagagTGCAACGCTGTATTTCGGAATTAATCcgaagttttgcactatttatactatgggattcgttgacaagccacgtcacctcatcgacgagtccttcaataatttcgtcgacgaacttcctcctttgtcgacgaattccaaTCTATCCCAAcaacctctcttggtatcttctcgtcgacgaggtcctaaagaacccttgtcgacgaaacccctgtattcgtcgacgagacctggggaaatttcttggaattatcacctccaaaatgcaatgtcgtcgacaagcgcgaagtcgactacctccttttgttactgatttcatttccctctctctttattatttaaataccattattttttggatCGTTACATAGTTCTGCTCCTTTCCCCACATGCCATCTTGGACTGTGATGCACACGAGTCAATGTGGCAATAGGGAAGTGGTGGATACACAAACTCACTAGTCATTTTTATCTATTTACTTACTGTTATGTAGGTCTATGATGTTATAAGTCACACAAACCCACCAATCGTTCTTATCTATTCACTCACTACTATGTAGGTCCATGATATTATAGGTCTGTGACAAAAAACATTTTCCTTAATGTCAATCAGTTGTTAATTTACGAAATTCtattaaagaaatattttattgTTAGGTTCGATAGTCAAAATTCAGATTCATATTATAGTTTGTGCTAATAGACCAGGAAGGCTTAATTTGACAATACCCCTTCCCTCGGAAGATGAATGAAAAGTAACTTTCAATACATTGTCTCTTACAAGATTGATTCGTTATTATACATTGATACAAAGAACTTGATTCACTCATTTTAAAGTACTGACAATTAATGCAATAATAAAAGACTATAGTAACTTGACTAATATTGAAGGGTCATATAAATCTACCTAGATAAAATTGTCAAAAGGGAAGAAATAAGATTGCTTTGAATTTGATGAAATGTATCAAGTTTCTAGAATAATGTTTTTATAAGATTGTAATGTTTCAACCTTTTCTACTAATTCAACAAttcaaaaaaacattttttttcaaGTACTAGTTGACGAAAATCGGAGCAACATATATATTAagataatttaaatttaataatttaaatatatttcaaaataaagcAATAATTTACTATCGTACTCAAGTTTATAAATAAAAGTACAAGTAGCTAGTTATTTATAAGTATTTGTTTCATTTTggaactacaaaaaaaaaaatataaacagacacaaaATAATACTATCATACAAAATAAATGTTATGATCGATATGGATAAATTTTAAAAGGACATGATCATATGAAACATTAAAGAgatataaaattgaaaatatcatATAAGATTATATTTAATAATATGTTCATATgcatcattttcttttttttttttctttttttttattttataaaagttTTCAATGTATGGCTTTTTCTATCGAATGTTGGAATGATCttattgtaatttttttgaaaaagtcAAAAGTTTGTAATGCTCTTTGCGACAAACGCATTTCAACATTAGTGCTAGCCTAATCAATTATTTTGCCTAACCTAGTAGAAAGTTTTTactttttttcatatttaatttaGTTTGCCCTACACATGCAAAATTTCCTTGGGATACTGCCCCTACAAAGTAGCAAAAGGCTCCTAGCTATACACCATAATAATTcttaaatattttagttttgtAGGATTgcttaattttattaaattatttaaaattatatattataatgtaAGATAAGACATTTTCTAAGAAGTGAATTTGGTGATAAAAAGTAACAAATTTTAAGGAACTTAGAGAGCATAACAATTTAACTTATAGAAAACATTTATTaatagggcaaaagacactaacttCTCTTAAGATTTAATAAAAATGCAATGACACTTccaaaggtttcaaaaatttcaaaaaactcGCTTGAGATTTCAAGGATTTCATGAACCTCTCTTGATATTTGTTAAAAAGATACAAACTTCCTcttgtattttgtaaaaagataaatttgttaGGGAAAgtctaggggtgagcataattcggttaaaaccaaattaaccgaattaaACAAGTAAATTCGGTAGGTTCGGtttggttttcattttcgttgaatttcaattttcgattttcgatttttgattcgatttttaggttcgattaattcggttaaccaaattaacagaatagtataaattaataataaataattatatattgtatattaaaattttaattatttttatgtattatatacatatattaaaattttatatatattatttatattatatatatatataaatattaaattggttaaaattgGTTAACCGATTTAACTGAAATTCGGTTCAGTCAGTTTTGAGCTCGGTTAAATATGGAATTTCGATCAGTttggttaatgagattttttaatcaatttttttttgttaattcaattaattaaccgaATTCACCAAACCGACCAAATGCTCACCCCTAAGAAGGTCTGTGCCTTTTTGTTGAACCCCAGGAGaggtttgtgacatttttgatATTTTAGGAAAGATTTGTCTTCTTACCAAATCTTATGAGTGATAAGTGTCTTTTGGCCTTACTAATATCATGACTTTTGAATACAGTATGTCGCGATGTCTCGGACCTGCCCAGAGAACCACACTCTCAAAATATTCACATACTCTACCAATTTGTCAAAGTTAGCAAATACTGTTTGTTTAACTTTAGGAATGTGGACATAACTTTTATCGACTAAGAGAAAACAATAAGGCAATTAAGGGAAAGAATTTGAAAAGCAAATCTTCTGTAATTTTTTCCACATACTAATAAAGCATCCAAGTCTCATACTTCCGCGAAATCCAGAACGAACAACACTGAGTCAAACAAAAGACCCAACATGGATTTTGAAAGGAGATAGACTGAGATCGAGAGACCTCCCAAACCAATTTTACTTATTTAAGTACCATATTTTGCactctattaccatatatatatatatatcacgcCAGCTTATTGGGAGTTAGCAATGGCTCCATTGTTGTCTTTAGGCAGATGAATTTGGCGTATGATTCGGAAAGTTGGCAACAGCTCCTCCTTGGATGGTACCTCAGATTCTTTGATGATTGGTAATTCTGAAAACGCTTTCATCCACTGGTCTATTAAAGGGTATTTTTCAGAGTCAAATACTTTGACAGATGAAGCTGCCTCAATAACTTCCAGCCAAGTAGGCATCCAACCCAACACCATGTCCACTAACCCTATTGTGCTGCCCCCAAAGAACTTCTTGCCCTTGAGCTCTCCTTCAAGAATCTCTAATGCATGCTTTGCTTGCGTCACTGCCTCCTCTTGCTGCTCTTCCTTGCTATGCAAGATTTTCCCCGCAACCTCGCCCAactaaacatgcattattaatgaaattcaaattatttacagtcataaaattaaaatgaacataggtttttttttttttaacatgaaCATAAATATATGAAATTGTTTTCATAGTTGatatattcttttttatttttctttaataaatCAAGCCTGTTTTAATTTACATacatcttttaaattttttcatgaCAACTCCTCTTGTATGAGTTATTAGTTGGTCAAGCATTCCATTTTGTTGgtatttagtattatttttttttatcttgttcaAGCACTGCCTAGTATCAATGCATACAAAAATTCAATAAGCCACATTATTTTTGCTTAAGAATCACGCTTAATTGTATGACCTATTGGCATGGCTAGTATATATATCAAGAAAAATGAGTCTACAGGTGTGAATAAATGGGAGAAAATCTATATTAGTCTTGAGGCTATGCTTTATAACTTGAATTGTTTTTCTATAAAAGATTCTCATGCATAACACAAAATATTTGTGTAGCTTGTTTATAAAATGATTAGATATatacaaaattatttaaaagtCTTAATCTTCTTAAAAAGTCTCTTTcacatttatttaaaatttttttttctagtcaCATATCTATGATTTTGAATGTTAGATTGGTCAAGTTCAATGCACATTTATTTGCTTTTTAGATTCCTGACttatatttgatgattgtcaagttgCTATGTCTCATATTGTCTATGTAGCTGAGAACCAATCAAAGCATCCAATGAACTCTCTTTACCCATAATTCAAACTTGAGACCTCCATTAATATGAATATCGAGCTTCAATTATTATGATGTTTCTTAAAAGATAGTAACATTACTGAAGTGGTATTCAAACACTTCTCCATAAATAAattgaattttcttcaaaaaaaattaggagaaaaacATTTTTCCTATTCTAATCATGTCTTTCACtattgttatatttgtgtgtggtTCTTATACTTAGTGGCATCACAAACAAACAAAGGAAAACATGTAAGAAAAGTCTTCTTGTGCTGGcagcagaagactcgtcgacgagtgccctgtgctcgtcgacgagtaaatACTGAGAGTTGGAAAATCTCAGAGTAAAAGACTCATTGACGAGAGTATAGACTCATCAACAAGTGGGCTTCTTTGTCTCGTAGATGAATCCCCTGTACTCGTGGACGAGTGCGCCTGGGCTGCAagaagttatttgaattttgaatttgaacagtGTGATGGTTGGGGATTCAGAGGGAAACCTTTGAgagcttgttatatatgttcttctaaGCATATTTTAACaagtaagagagtaagagaggggtgagagaaggagagaagatcattgagtgcatatctttgattttcatagtgaaatctcttaccgattgctcccgtggatgtaggatttgccgaaccacataattcctggtgaagttgctcttatctttactctctttacattGCCATGGTTGCGGAATAATTCTTTATTCACCATTTACtttgttgcaagtatgtatgtgtgatTCTTTATACAATGTTTATTCCACTACGCATTGTTAGAAGAGACCCTTATTTCACAACAATTAGCATCAGAGCGTATTTTATGGCCTCTGAATTTAAGGATCTCATGGTGTAACAAGGCATGGTGATGGTTTATACAGAATTCAACCAGATAGCATGGATGTAActacttggaatgaattgggagcaatcattcaATTTTGTTTGACTAGAGACATGTTGTATCACGTCGTGGATGAGAATTCTCCgacattagtttggtgaaaacgggaatgccgatatatgtctaagggtttgtcaaaatctgcaagtgtaaTGGAGGAAGACTCGGAATGTAGTGATGGAGATTTACTacgtgtttcatcgggttcgaaGTGCCTCATGGGTAATTCTTGGATCTTAGTCACcagatgcttttatcctagaaaatggtttgacatctacatgtcagtttatactggttgtattttgatgaaaaatgatattccatgtaaaatgtttgttattggaaatgtcaaaatcaaaatgcgTGATGGTGTTGTAAAAGTCATATatgatgtaaagcatgaatcaGGTCTAAGGAAGAAAGGtttttcatttgaaaatttagactgtaatggatattgttacgagtctgaatgtggagaaatgaaagtgtgtgaggataacttgatagtgatgaaagggaAAAAGTAGCaaaaaatatctatgcactgcagggtgttacagttgtaggtggagttgcaactatTGAATCTGAGTCAATTATCCTATGGCAGTATGGTTAAAGCATATGAGTGACTACATGTGTTCAAATACTTAGGAACAAATGATGATAGCATaaggggatagacatatgtatttcgtgtgTTTATCACAAAGGGTGAAgagacccaaacccaaaaaataaaagaaaaataaatgaaagaaaaggaaaatatataaaggaaaggaaaaataagaaaaaaaaggaaaagagttTGGTTaggaccaaaccgttgacagtttggtgGGACTCAGAATAATCGTCAATCGTTTTCCTGTAGGGCAAACTACCGAGAGCATATAAGGGCATTTTTGGTTTGGCAAATCACCGTTGACGGTTTTAGAAAACCTTCGATAGTTTTGTGTGGGGAcaacttgcctataaatagacattagataattttttttttgaaaaattagttatctctctctctctctctcagctctgaatctctctctctctctctctctctctctctctctctctctctctcacacacacacacacacacacatccctcacgtgactctctctcacttctacGCTCACCCGAAGCCGCTCTCACTCCCCAAACGTCTTTCTCATCTCTCTCGGGTTGTCGGATCAGTTTCTGCGGCAGTTTCGTAAAGCTAGGATCTTCATCTCCCAATCATTTTAGGCATTTTATTAagatcaagtaaggggaataaattatgccaactttttattaaatttgaaccgattaaacttaaatttatgattttagaaatgttatgctagttgtattttcaaaatccaacCGATTGAAACTGAGTATTATGTGATATAATTTCTCTAGTCAAATTATTAGGGTATGATATGACATTCAAACCGTGTgttatgagattaattcttcacAAACTGGTTGGGATTACTGTGGTAAATGAATTGATATGTTTGGGTGATTTGTTTTGTGTGGTTTTTCGggtatttcacaatataacgttggcaggcctgaggagtttgttatattatcatttatataaatgggggtCAAACatttggcaggcctgaggagttcattTTATTGAATTACTAAGTCATTTTGAAAGTGTAACAGTGGATGTCAGTTGTGAAATACGTGCTGGGAACGATGAAGAGGGGTGCCCTAAGAACCATGAAAAGTGAA
This window contains:
- the LOC131160949 gene encoding probable glutathione S-transferase, whose protein sequence is MGSTAGGGDDEEAKLLGTVWSPFVRKVEWVLRLKGVKYEFVEEDPRNKSSLLLTHNPIHKKVPVFFHNGKPIVESLIIIQYIDETWTHNPLLPRDPLQKATALFWAKFAEEKLGEVAGKILHSKEEQQEEAVTQAKHALEILEGELKGKKFFGGSTIGLVDMVLGWMPTWLEVIEAASSVKVFDSEKYPLIDQWMKAFSELPIIKESEVPSKEELLPTFRIIRQIHLPKDNNGAIANSQ